The Synechococcus sp. WH 8101 sequence GCTGGCCTGGTTTGTGCAGCGTTTTGCCAACCTGCCGCTCACCTCGAAGCTGATCGATGCGCTGGTGCTCGCCTGCTCCCTGTCGCTAGCGGTGCTCTGGCAGGGGGAATTGCGCCGGCTGATGGAGTTGCTCGGCACCGGTCGTCTCGCCGTTCTGCTGGGCAATCCCCAGGGCAAGCAGCGGGCCACCGCCAGCACGGTGGCCCAGCTCACCGATGCCGCCGGTCGACTCTCGAAAGGGCGCCGCGGTGCCCTAATCGTGGTGGATCTCGGCAGTGATCTGCGGCCAGAGGATTTTCTCAATCCCGGCGTGGCGATTGATGCTGTCCTGAGCAGCGAATTACTGCTCAACCTGTTCGCCTCCGACACGCCTCTCCACGACGGTGCCGTTCTGGTGAAGGGCAGCCGAATCATGTCGGCCGGAGTGATTCTTCCTCTGTCACGGCAGGGCATCAGCCGCTACGGCACCCGCCATTTGGCAGCCCTGGGCATCACCGAACGGTTCGATCGCTGCATCTGCGTGGTGGTGTCCGAGGAGACCGGCACCCTCTCGCTGGCCAACCAGGGCCGCTTGGAGCGCCCGATCACCAGCAGCCGCTTGCAGGATCTGCTCACCGAGCTGATGGGTGTCTCGCCCCAGGCCGCCGTGGCCAAAACTGCTTCCACGCCCGTTGGGCGTAGCGTGAGCGTAGGCACCCAGGACCCGCTGTCGTGAGCCAACGCTTGGCCGCCCATTCCGACGACCCAAAGCTGAGGACGCTGCCAGCTGACCTCGATTCCAGCCGGCTGCCGGCCCATATCGCCGTGATCATGGACGGCAACGGACGCTGGGCCCAGGCGCGGGGGCTGCCAAGGGTGATGGGGCATCGCGCCGGCGTAGAGGCGCTCAAGACGACGCTGCGTCTCTGCAGCGACTGGGGTGTTTCGGCCCTCACCGCCTATGCCTTCTCCACCGAGAACTGGTCCAGGCCCGGTGATGAGGTCAATTTTTTAATGACCTTGTTCGAGCGGGTGCTGCAGCGGGAACTGCAGGCGCTGGAGGCGGAGCAGGTGCGGATCCGCTTTCTCGGAGATCTCCAGGCCCTGCCGTCACGGTTGCAGGATCTCATCGCCGAGGCGACGGCCCGCACCGCCGCCAACGCGGGGATTCATTTCAACGTCTGCACCAACTACGGCGGACGCCGGGAGCTGGTGCGTGCTGCCCGCCATCTGGCGGAGCAGGTGGCCCAAGGGGAGCTCGATCCTGCCCAGATCGATGAAAACCGCCTGGCGTCTGAACTGTTCACCGCCGGTGAGCAGGATCCCGACTTGCTGATCCGCACCAGTGGTGAACGGCGGATCAGCAACTTTCTGCTTTGGCAGCTGGCCTATGCGGAGATCCACGTCACCGAGGTGTTCTGGCCCGATTTCGATCACGCCGCCCTGCTCACCGCCCTGCGCGATTACCAGAGCCGCAGCCGCCGTTTCGGTGGTCTGCAGGGATGGAGTGAGTCAGACGCTCTGGGATCCTGAGACAACAACCTGAACGCAGCAGTGGAGGGATTCGGCGCCAATGAGCGATGAGCTGACCATGGCCCCGGTGGAGCGGCGTCATGACTGGAGTGTGGCCGAGATCCAGACCCTGCTGGAACTGCCCCTGATCGAGTTGCTCTGGCGGGCCCAGCAGGTGCATCGCCTCGCCAACCCTGGCTACCGGGTGCAGCTGGCCTCCCTGCTCAGCGTCAAGACCGGGGGCTGCGAGGAAGACTGCGCCTATTGCCCCCAGTCGATGCATCACAGCAGTGATGTGACCGGTCAGCCTGAGCTGGATGTGGCGCCTGTGCTGGAGCGGGCCAGGGCGGCCAAGGCCGCCGGTGCCGATCGGTTCTGCATGGGCTGGGCCTGGCGTGAGATCCGCGAGGGGGCAGCGTTCGAGTCGATGCTGGCGATGGTGCGTGGCGTGCGCGAACTGGGGCTGGAGGCGTGTGTGACGGCCGGGATGCTCACAGACGAGCAGGCGGAGCGTCTGGCGGCGGCGGGATTGACGGCCTACAACCACAACCTCGACACCAGCCCGGAGCACTACGACCAGATCATCACCACGCGCACCTATCAGGAGCGCCTGGAGACGCTGCAGCGGGTGCGGCGCGCCGGAGTGACCCTTTGCAGTGGCGGCATCATCGGCATGGGGGAGACGGTCCAAGACCGGGCCTCGATGCTGCAGGTGCTCGCCGCCATGAACCCCCACCCGGAGAGCGTGCCGATCAATGCCCTCGTTGCAGTTGAAGGCACGCCTTTGGAGGAGCGGGCGCCGGTGGACCCGCTGGAGCTGGTGCGCATGGTGGCGACGGCACGGATCCTGATGCCCTCCAGCCGTGTGCGACTCAGCGCAGGGCGAGAACAGCTGAGCCGCGAAGCCCAGATCCTCTGCCTGCAGGCCGGCGCCGATTCGATTTTTTACGGCGACACCCTGCTCACCACCGGCAATCCGGCGGTGGAGGCTGATCGGGCCCTGCTCGCCGCTGCCGGTGTGAAGGCCAGCTGGGAAGGGTCGGCCCGTTGATGAGCGAGCGACCGCCGATCCTGGTGGCGGCGTTCTATGCCTTCACCCCCGTGCCTGAGGCGACGCGGGAGTCGTTGCTCACGGCCTTGCCGGCGCTGGCATCCCGCGAAGGGGTGCTCGGCTCGGTGTTGATCGCCGCTGAGGGGGTCAACGGCACGATCAGTGGTGCGGAGGCGGGCGTTGAGGCGGTGCTGAACCAGTTGAGGGATGCCCTGTGGTTGGGGGAGGCGCCCTTCGCCCGGCTGGATGTGAAACGCAGCTGGTGTGCGCATCAGGCCTTTCGTCGCTTTCGGGCTCGCCGCAAGATGGAGATCGTCAGTCTGGGCTGTCCGGAGGTGGATCCGCATCGCAGTGTGGGCACCTATGTGGAGCCCGCCGATTGGAATGCCCTGATCGATGACCCAGGCACCCTGGTGATCGACACCCGTAACCACTACGAGGTGGCGATCGGCAGCTTTGAGGGCGCCGTGGATCCGGGAACCGCCAGCTTTCGCCAGTTCCCGGCCTGGGTGGAGCAGCACTTGAAGCCGCGGCTGGCGCAGCAGCGACCGCAGCGGATCGCCATGTTCTGCACCGGCGGGATTCGTTGCGAAAAGGCCAGCGGTTATCTGCAGCAACAGGGATTCGGTGAGGTGCATCACCTGCGCGGCGGCATCCTCAACTACCTCGAGCAGGTGCCCGAAGCACAGAGCCGCTGGCGGGGGGAATGTTTTGTGTTTGATCAGCGGGTTGCCCTCAACCATCGCCTCGAGCCCGGTGTGCACCAGCTCTGTCACGCCTGTGGCCTGCCGTTGACCCCGGAGCAGCTGGCGATGGACTCCTACAGACCCGGGGTGCAGTGTCTGCACTGCGTCGATCGGTTCAGCGATGCCGATCGGGCCCGTTTCGCGGAGCGGCAACGCCAGCTGCAGCAACGCCTCCAGAGCGACAAGCGCTGAGGTGCATCGGATGCCCGCGAGCCCGATCCTTTACAGCTTCCGCCGCTGCCCCTACGCGATTCGTGCCCGGCTGGCCCTGGCGGCGGCGGGGTTGCGGCCAGGACCTGATCTGGAGCTGCGTGAAGTGGCCCTGAAGGCCAAGCCGCCGGAGCTGGTGGAGGTCTCCGCCAAAGCCACCGTGCCCGTGCTGGTGTGTCCGCAGGGCGAGGTGATCGAGGAAAGCCTGGCGATCATGCATTGGGCGCTGGCTCAGGCCGACCCTGGCGGCTGGCTCGCGGGATGGAGTGCGTCTGATCGCGCCACGATTGAGGCCTTGATCCACGAGAACGACGGCCCTTTCAAAGACCATCTCGATCGCTTCAAGTATCCCGATCGTTACCCGGGCGCAGTTTCTGAAGCTCATCGCCAGGAGGCCCTGGCCATCCTGCGGCGCTGGAATGAGCGTTTGGCGGCTGCGGGTTGGCTGCTCGGTGCGCGGCCTTCCCTGGCGGATTGGGCCCTGATGCCGTTTGTGCGGCAGTTCCGCCTCGCCGATCCGGAGGGCTTCGACGCTGAGCCTGGGCTGGCGCCGCTTCAGGGTTGGTTGGCGCATTTGTTGCAGGGCCCCGAGCTCGCGGCGGTGATGGAGGCGCCCTGGGCATCGCGCAGCGCCTGGCGCTCCCAGGCCTGGCTGTATCACCTGGCGCTGCGGCCGGAGTGGCAGGCGGCGCGGCAATCGGGGACCTACGACCGTTCCACCCGGGGACAATCCCTGGAGGCGGTGGGCTTCATTCACCTCAGCGCTGCCGATCAGGTGGACGCCACCGCCCAGCGTTTCTACGCCGATCTGCCGCCCGGTGAGGTGCTGGAGCTGTGCATCGACCGCCAGCATCTGATCAGCGCAGGCCTGGAGGTGCGCTGGGAGCCGGTGCCGGGGAGCGGCGAGCAATTTCCGCACCTCTACGGTGCCCTTCCCCTCGACGCTGTGGTGTTGGCCCAGCCCTGGACACCATGACGGCACCCTCTTTGGCGGAGATCGAGCAGCTGGCGGCGTCGCGGGGGCTGTTGCTGCGCCTTCAGGTGGGGCGCCCTCTGGGTCTCTGGAGTCTGCGCCTGGTGGTGGCCCAGCCGCCGCAGACCCAGGGGCAACCCTTGCTGTTGCTGGGTGAATTGAAGGCCTGGGCCTATGGCGCTCCGGCTGGCCTCCAACTCGACACCATGCGGGTGCTGCCGGCCGCTCCTGCCGGCGTGGGGGCGTTGATCTGGGCCGCCACCTTCGCCTGGGCGTTGGACTCCACCCCCTGCCGCAGCGCTCGGCTGCTGGCGATCCGGGATGACGACCGTCAACATCGCCGCCTGGTGCGCTACTTCCGCCGGCTGGGGTTTGCGCCCCTGCGTGAAGTGGGAGCGGCGGCCGCTGATCTACCCCTGCGCATGGTGTGGGGTGGGGCTGGGCTGTTGATGCGGGGTGATTGCAGGGAGGGATTGGCTCGGGCCTGGCGGCTTGCTCAGCGGGCCTCGGCTGCGTGATAACTGCTGCGCACCAGCGGCCCTGAGCGCACATCAGCAAAACCCAGCTCCCGGGCGATGGTGCCCAGCTCTGTGAATTCCTCCGGTGTCCAGTAGCGATCCACCGGCAGGTGGGCCAGCGATGGGCGCAGGTATTGGCCGAGGGTCAGCCGCTGACAGTCGACGGCGCGCAGATCCCGCAGCGTGGCGATCACCTCATCGCGCGTCTCCCCCAAGCCCAGCATCAGGCCGCTTTTGGTGGGGATCTGGGGGGCCAGCTCCCGGGCGGCGGACAGGAGCCCGAGGGAGCGGCTGTAGGTCGCGCCCCGGCGCACCTCCCCCTGCAGGCGCTGCACCGTTTCCAGGTTGTGGTTGAAGCACACCGGATGGGCTGCGAGCACGGTCTGGAGTCGTTGCCGCTGGGCCTGTTCGCCCTCCCTGCACTCCCGGTGACCTCCCCAGAAATCGGGGGTGAGCACCTCGATCGCGATCAGGGGGTTGCGGGCCCGGATCGCCGCCATGGTGGAGGTGAACAGGCTGGCGCCGTGATCGGCGAGGTCATCGCGGGCGACGGCGGTGAGCACCACATAGCGCAGGCCCATGCGTTGCACCGCATCGGCCACCCGTTCCGCTTCGCCTGCATCGAGGGCCATGGGTGCCCGGCCCTTCTCCACCTGACAGAAGGCGCAACTGCGGGTGCAGATCGATCCCCCCAGCAGGAAGGTGGCGGTTCCGGCTGCATAGCACTCGGCACGGTTCGGGCAGC is a genomic window containing:
- the cdaA gene encoding diadenylate cyclase CdaA, which produces MNVTGVFHPRLLLDVLFASGLGFLLFSRVNEQRTLWLLRGYLLLVALAWFVQRFANLPLTSKLIDALVLACSLSLAVLWQGELRRLMELLGTGRLAVLLGNPQGKQRATASTVAQLTDAAGRLSKGRRGALIVVDLGSDLRPEDFLNPGVAIDAVLSSELLLNLFASDTPLHDGAVLVKGSRIMSAGVILPLSRQGISRYGTRHLAALGITERFDRCICVVVSEETGTLSLANQGRLERPITSSRLQDLLTELMGVSPQAAVAKTASTPVGRSVSVGTQDPLS
- a CDS encoding isoprenyl transferase; this encodes MSQRLAAHSDDPKLRTLPADLDSSRLPAHIAVIMDGNGRWAQARGLPRVMGHRAGVEALKTTLRLCSDWGVSALTAYAFSTENWSRPGDEVNFLMTLFERVLQRELQALEAEQVRIRFLGDLQALPSRLQDLIAEATARTAANAGIHFNVCTNYGGRRELVRAARHLAEQVAQGELDPAQIDENRLASELFTAGEQDPDLLIRTSGERRISNFLLWQLAYAEIHVTEVFWPDFDHAALLTALRDYQSRSRRFGGLQGWSESDALGS
- the bioB gene encoding biotin synthase BioB produces the protein MSDELTMAPVERRHDWSVAEIQTLLELPLIELLWRAQQVHRLANPGYRVQLASLLSVKTGGCEEDCAYCPQSMHHSSDVTGQPELDVAPVLERARAAKAAGADRFCMGWAWREIREGAAFESMLAMVRGVRELGLEACVTAGMLTDEQAERLAAAGLTAYNHNLDTSPEHYDQIITTRTYQERLETLQRVRRAGVTLCSGGIIGMGETVQDRASMLQVLAAMNPHPESVPINALVAVEGTPLEERAPVDPLELVRMVATARILMPSSRVRLSAGREQLSREAQILCLQAGADSIFYGDTLLTTGNPAVEADRALLAAAGVKASWEGSAR
- a CDS encoding rhodanese-related sulfurtransferase, whose product is MSERPPILVAAFYAFTPVPEATRESLLTALPALASREGVLGSVLIAAEGVNGTISGAEAGVEAVLNQLRDALWLGEAPFARLDVKRSWCAHQAFRRFRARRKMEIVSLGCPEVDPHRSVGTYVEPADWNALIDDPGTLVIDTRNHYEVAIGSFEGAVDPGTASFRQFPAWVEQHLKPRLAQQRPQRIAMFCTGGIRCEKASGYLQQQGFGEVHHLRGGILNYLEQVPEAQSRWRGECFVFDQRVALNHRLEPGVHQLCHACGLPLTPEQLAMDSYRPGVQCLHCVDRFSDADRARFAERQRQLQQRLQSDKR
- a CDS encoding DUF952 domain-containing protein, which produces MPASPILYSFRRCPYAIRARLALAAAGLRPGPDLELREVALKAKPPELVEVSAKATVPVLVCPQGEVIEESLAIMHWALAQADPGGWLAGWSASDRATIEALIHENDGPFKDHLDRFKYPDRYPGAVSEAHRQEALAILRRWNERLAAAGWLLGARPSLADWALMPFVRQFRLADPEGFDAEPGLAPLQGWLAHLLQGPELAAVMEAPWASRSAWRSQAWLYHLALRPEWQAARQSGTYDRSTRGQSLEAVGFIHLSAADQVDATAQRFYADLPPGEVLELCIDRQHLISAGLEVRWEPVPGSGEQFPHLYGALPLDAVVLAQPWTP
- the lipA gene encoding lipoyl synthase, with protein sequence MSRVSRYSSLRPKERLPHWLRRPVGNASALEAVQAVVKQGALHTICEEGRCPNRAECYAAGTATFLLGGSICTRSCAFCQVEKGRAPMALDAGEAERVADAVQRMGLRYVVLTAVARDDLADHGASLFTSTMAAIRARNPLIAIEVLTPDFWGGHRECREGEQAQRQRLQTVLAAHPVCFNHNLETVQRLQGEVRRGATYSRSLGLLSAARELAPQIPTKSGLMLGLGETRDEVIATLRDLRAVDCQRLTLGQYLRPSLAHLPVDRYWTPEEFTELGTIARELGFADVRSGPLVRSSYHAAEAR